In Cryptomeria japonica chromosome 1, Sugi_1.0, whole genome shotgun sequence, the sequence GCCTCGGTTAGTAAGTCAAAATTAGCACCACAAAACAAAGAGAGTGAACAGCCATCTAGTAACCCTTTCTCATTAATTCATTTAAAGAAACTGGTGGCTCCATAGCCTACCTTATCATGGCTAAACAAATCCCAAGCTAGAATACATAGAACATGCCATagaaggatgtggtttgccaaagGAATTCATAGCCATACACGGTTCTTCTTAAAGAAGGCATGATTCCAGCTATATAAGAAATTTatatgatatttatatttatttattataaacaGGCATTAATcatataaaaaattgagcattaatcatataaaatcaaaatcaggaaacacACTACTATAAACAGAACCCTAAatcaaaggtaaaatgcaaagctGTATcagaaataataaaattataaatcaaCAGTTCACAAAATAGAATGCAAGATACGATTATcagcatacatatataaatataaaacaaaACATTACTTGTATGTTTCCACTAACTGGCAATTTAAAATGAGCATTGATCTCTTTGGAGTTTTCCCCAAAGTCTCATTCAGAAGCCTCTATTATGCAACAACTGCTAAGTATGATTTAAATCTAAACTGGGTATTCATGAGCACACAGAAGAAAGGCTTGGCAACCGTTCAGTAATACCAAGCTGCAGCCTCTGCCTCCTTACCTGGCAGAATAGCAAGCAAAACAATAAACTAGCCTGCCATACATAAATCTTAAAGGAAAATGAAGGGATACAAAACTCTATATTGAGGTTGTCTAAGGTCTATTTAAAGGCCATGCCATACCTGAAGGTTTGTGAGTTTTTGCCCTAGTTTTGGCTAAGCACAGGTCAATTGGTTGGTATATGGCAAATCAATGTCATATGTGATGTGCAACCACAAAACATGTGTTACTCATTCACTCGCTATAAACAAGGTGCTGAGAGATGGATGATTGAGGATATTGACATGATAGGTGACCCTAAGTAGGAAACAAAGCATCGAGTGTGTTTATGGGGTGAAGAGTGAATTTTGGGATGCAGTGACATCATTCAGCACTTGAAGTGCTGGCACTTTAAGTCTACACATTAGAAAACAGTAGAACAACATGATGATCGAGCATAGAGTAAGATTGGTTTTGGAAATTGGTGATGACAAATCCCCTCCTGCAAGAAAGTTTGTTGACTTTAATAGGAATTACAGGATAGATTTCAATAGTTCATAAAAAGGAAACTCCAATTAATTGGTTGGCCCCCCCAAGCTTGAGGCTTTGTAAGTCTTGGAGCCTGAGTCCAACCCTTGCTATTTAAGTCCAAGGATGCAAAAGCTCACCTTATTTGTGTGCCCTTTATTTACTTGAATCCTTCTTATTACAATGTCTCCAATTAAGTTCTACCATTTTTGTTAGGAAAGTTCCAAGTACTCGAAGAATGCTAAGTGTAAGGCTTATGATTTACAATTTTCTTTGTCTAATCATGCTATATAACATGTACATGCCATCTACTTCCCCAACCTTTGTGGAGGTTAGAGTGGAATGCTAAGAAAAATTTGTGCTTGAAGGTGGCGGTGATAGTTTTTAAGGCCTAGATGTATAAAATTTGTCAACTTATAAAATGAAATTGAGTCTAATTGGAGGACTGAATATGTGTCACATTGTTTGGTCGATCCTTGTGGAAGAGGTGAGGGATGTCTGTACCAGCTTTGATCAGGGGAGCCTGACAAAGAATCTGTTGTGGATGGTGACCATTTTGTGGAAAATTGATGAGATGGGCAGTTGGGTGACATTGTACACCCCCTCCAACTTGGCTTGATTTTGTTGCAACTTGCAAGAATGACACTAGAGGAAGCTAACATGGACATCAACCATGCATACATGATTGGAAATAGGGATATGAGAGGCAGTAATGGTGTGGTAAATGGTGGCAAATCCTAAGGACAATGGTTTGAAAAATCTCACAAACACCCTTTTGGTATAATTTATGGCAGCTTTGACTTGGGGCATCTTATCACAGTTTTCCATACAATTTCAAAACATTCTGGGTGTGTGTGCAACTGCTTTGGGGTTTGTGGGGGTCTGTGTTGTTACTGCCCAGACTTCTGCTTCTGTGTAGCTCGTCCTGTTTGATAGTTTGATAATATTGAATATAAGTTGCTAGTTTGGGTCTGGGAACATGCATAGATTCAGGGTTTGGATATGCTTgtatggcaattttttttttctgatgATACCTAGATATGAATATGTAGTTCTTTTTGGTATTGACTATGATAGTTTTGCCAGCTACTGGCTGTCGGGGCCTCAAAAAAGTTGTTAGACATGTAGAATCTCTTTTGGATTATAGCATATAATGCCTAGTTAACAAAAAGAATAACATATCTTGACCATTGCAGTATATCATTTCAGTATGGCTTTGGTGTGACTCTCCATTCTCAGAAACATTGCTCATGTAACTTTCTTAGGGATAACTTTTTATTATTATATGCTTTATAGCACTGTAGTGActtcctattgttgttgttgtattcAGGCAAGGCTTTGGTGTGACTGTCCATTCTGGCCTGATGATGGGATGTGCCGTCTAAGGGATTGTAGTGTATGTGAATGTCCAGACAATGAGTTCCCAAAAATTTTTAAAACAGCAGCTGGACATCTTCCCACCGATGACTTAACATGCCAAGAAGGAAAACCCCAAGCTGTTGTTGACCGAACTCTAGATAAAAAGGCTTTTAGGGGTTGGATGGAAACAGACAACCCTTGGACACACGATGATGAGAGAGACAATTGTAAATATATTTAAATCTGTTACGAAGAGTTGATGAATGCAAATATTTTTACCTCATTAGTGTCATTGGAGTTATTTGACAGCTATATAATTGTATTTAGCATACTAACTGTTGAATACTACTTAACAAGTGATGGTAGGACTTTTCTGTAACGTGTAGATGCTTTAGGATAATAAGACCGTGTGATTTTGTTCATGCAGCGGAGATGACATATGTGAATCTTTTGCTAAATCCTGAACGTTATACTGGATACACTGGTCCATCAGCTCAAAGAATATGGGATACTATATACAAAAAACATTGTCTCAAAGGTGAGCTTTATACGGttcatataaatttaaaattcaGGACATGTACATAATTTTGTGCAATTAGACATTCTGCTTCTTTTGAAAGATCTGGTCCATATAATTTCTGATCTGGTTTTTCAAAGCTTTCAGCCCATCATTAGGTTTTGAACATTTGGTAGATGTTCATCCAAAGCCAAGTATATTGAAATTCTTACTAGCATTTAGCAGTACTTACGTATATCTGGATACTGCGTATTTTGGGACTTtcttcatgaaaatattcattttatttttgGCATAGGAATTAGAAAGTTCAATTCAATTGAGAGGTCAAAAAATTCAGAAATCCATAATTTAAATTGTTTTGGTGAACTTAAGTAGGAAGAAAAATGTTAAGATAGAATCAGACAAATCCAGCAGGTCCAAAAATATGGAGCCAGCTGGTTTGACCCAGATCCAGCTAGTTGTAATGGTGATTTTTGGGAGTTCAAAGCTTTTACAGAAACTCTTTGATATGATCCAGCATTCTTGTCAAATTGTCAATGCTTTCATGTTGGCATTTCTTATATTCCCTTGTCTTTTTGGGTGTGCTTTTCATATGCTTGCAGATTTACCAGGAGACACTTCTCCAGAGAGGCGAGTCTTATACAAGCTTATTTCAGGATTGCATTCTTCTATTTCTGTTCATATTGCTAGAGAGTATCTACTTGATGAAGAGAAGAATTTGGTAAGTTATCTTCACAGGTTCACTTTTTGAGTTCACCTAAACACATACAGAAATAAGTTGTCTCATGTCGTGAAGTTAGCTCTGATCTGGCATTTTTTGGGGTAACTTGTAATTTTTTCAGTTGTAATTCAGTTAGTATAGTTTTAAGTTTGAATCTCATTCTACCTGCTCGATTATTGTTTTTCAGTGGGGACCAAATCCAACTCTTCTCTATGAACGGGTGTTGAAACACCCTGATCGTGTCAGAAATTTGTACTTCACATATCTTTTTGTCCTTCGAGCAGTTACAAAGGTAAGTAAACATTATGTAATTTAAGAAGATGATGATCACGTTTTAGTCTTTTAAAGGATTTATCGACTTCCCTATATATAGATAAGCTTATTGTTTATAAAAGTTCATTTTTATACAGTAGTTGTTCGTGCTAAAGCTAAGCCTTTAATGTCTTGGCCTGAGAATTGGTCAATCCTGAATGAATAGTGTCTAATTTCTACATGGATGTGCCTTCAACAGGCAGGAGATTATCTCTCTCAGGCAGAATACAGTACTGATAATTCAGTGGAAGAGCAAAATACATTCAAATTAGTAAATCAGCTTGTTAACAATAATAGGTTACGATCAGCTTGTCCGGTTCCATATGATGAGGCCAAAATATGGAAGGGTGAAAATGGAAGAGAGTTGAAAAGTCAAGTTCAGTCGCAGTTCAAAACTATCAGGTTTACATTATATGGTGACATTATTCCAGATCTAGCATCCATACAGTTAAATGTGATCTAAATATAGGTTGTCATTGACATGAgatttcattttcattcaaattctgTTATCTGTTTTATGCAGTGCGTTAATGGATTgtgttggatgtgaaaaatgtcggTTATGGGGAAAGCTCCAGATCCTTGGTCTTGGAACAGCTTTCAAGATCCTTTTCTCGGAGGATAGCAATGATACAGTTGAGAAATCCCCTAATAAGGCCCTTGCTAACAGATTGATTTTTtaccatttattttttattttaaatgaaccGATTTTATATTAAGTatccaattttttttctttttgtgttttatgTTTGTAAAATAACAGGTACAGCTACAGCTGCACAGAAATGAAGTAATTGCATTGATAAACCTTCTCTCTCGGTTATCAGAGTCAGTTCAAGCAGTGCATTCCTTAGGTCCAGAAGTTGACAACGAATTCAATAACAGACATATGACAGCCTTAAGTCTTCAGAGTGTATAGAAAGTTTTGTGTTTCTTGCCTTAAACTTGAAGGCTTAACTAGCCTTTGATCATTCTGGCTTAATACTGCCACCCTTGATGTAATCCTTGAGCTTGGGCATGGCAATTAGCGAATTGTAGATAAGTTTCTGAGAATCATGTAGCTCTGGAAATACACGATTATTTTAGCAGTGAAAGAAAGCTCTTTAACCTTTATCAATCATTGTTCAAAGATGTTTGCACTTTTGCAATGTAAATGAATTTAGAATCATACGCAGTCCTTGTGAGGATTCATAAAATCATGAAACTGTAACTATTTGTTTTGATTGTCTTCCCTGGAAGAGGAGGTTGTGAAGAGTTGTTTGTCTGAACTTGTTTTGAAGAACCCCATGCCTATTTTTCTTCCGTCTTCTGTGCAATCTTTAGCTTGCAAAATAGTTTGCTGCCTGGTAGTGGTTTCTTTGACAATTTTTTCAAGCTACTAAGATGCTGTGAATGATGAAAATGTATAATGATTTGTCTTTAAAAGTTGCTAAGATGCTGTGAATGATGAAAGTGTAAATCTAAATAAGATGGATACAATGTGATGCAAGAACCAAAATCCACACTCAGGCTCACTCAATAAAGCCTAAGA encodes:
- the LOC131063224 gene encoding endoplasmic reticulum oxidoreductin-1: MGEAMAEKQSEETKKRRRNRIWGWKTWSIIGVAVILAVSVAAYGRQSKISLFGVSTDDCTCLESPHKLSGIVEDCCCDYKTVDTLNNQVLHPLLQDLVRTPFFRYFKARLWCDCPFWPDDGMCRLRDCSVCECPDNEFPKIFKTAAGHLPTDDLTCQEGKPQAVVDRTLDKKAFRGWMETDNPWTHDDERDNSEMTYVNLLLNPERYTGYTGPSAQRIWDTIYKKHCLKDLPGDTSPERRVLYKLISGLHSSISVHIAREYLLDEEKNLWGPNPTLLYERVLKHPDRVRNLYFTYLFVLRAVTKAGDYLSQAEYSTDNSVEEQNTFKLVNQLVNNNRLRSACPVPYDEAKIWKGENGRELKSQVQSQFKTISALMDCVGCEKCRLWGKLQILGLGTAFKILFSEDSNDTVQLQLHRNEVIALINLLSRLSESVQAVHSLGPEVDNEFNNRHMTALSLQSV